Part of the Benincasa hispida cultivar B227 chromosome 11, ASM972705v1, whole genome shotgun sequence genome, tcttcttctttctcgcCATTGTTGGCCAGTTCTGGTTCATCTTCTTGCAGGTACCCTTTACTGTTCTTTTCATCTTTCCTACTGAACTGTTTAAGCCTTTGATGTTTTCAATTTGGTTTGTGAGCTTTGAGTTTTCGATTCTTCTTGGAACTGATTTCTTTTCAGATTTTCAGATTTTCTTTCTCTGTCTCATTTCTTGGTGGAAGGAGAAATTTGTGGGGCTGATTTTGTTGTTGCTCTGTTAGGGTTTATGTGGGAGTTATTGCGGTTTATATAGTGATATGGGTTTGCAAGAATGGGTTTTTTGGTAGGTGTTTTGTAGGTCTTTATTTGAACTTTAGGGTTGGTGTTGATTGTTGGAAATCTGCTGTTTGGTTGTTCCAAATTTGGGAGTTTCATCATCCATGTGATTTTGGAGTGTGTCTGGTTGGAGATTGATGTAGCACATATTATGGGTCTTAATAATTTGGTTTTGATTGTAACTTAAGTTTTCTTTAGAAATTGCATAGTGGTTTTAAGGGTTTTATTGGGAACTTTGCATCTTGTTATTGTTACTCTCCCATGTATTATGTAATAGGCTTAAAAAGCTTCATAACTGGCAAGTTGTGAACTCAGCTGTCTTTTTAACACTGTTTCTTCCTACTTGGATGTAAATGTCCAACAATTTTCTTGCTGGTTGGACTCCCATTTTTTGTGTTCAGATAGGTGTTTGTATattattctttcattttcttaatgaaagcGTGGTTTCTCaccaaaagaaaaagttttCTGCACACCTGAGAGGCAGCAAGGCTATGGTTTTCTTGGATGCCCCGGGGGATCCGAAATATTGCTTTTCCAGTTGAAGTAACGTCTTTGGTTTGGATGATTGTTTTATAGTTTTGACTGCGTTTGACTTAGCTATAAAGGGTGTAGAAAGTTTGATTGCCCCTCTATATATGCTATCATGTGAGTCTTTGCTCTTATTTGGGTTATTGAGAGGTCGTCCAAAAAGTAGAAAAGAGGCTGAAGTGTGTTGGTTGTCTCGTTTTGAAGGCGAGTTGAGGAGATGCAAGACACGTTTTTGTGGGAGAAAAAAGACTTTGCTATTACTTATTGAATGAAATGGCAGCTACTGATTACAGAACCTGAGTTGTCTATATTTACCTTTGATCAATCTATAAAATTGTTGAATCTTGCAGTCGGAATTTGTGGTTGGTTTGGATTGCTTTGTTTGTATAGGATGTGATCAAATAGTAGCATTTTTCAAACTTGGGTTAGAGATTATAGGTATACTTCCATTTTACCCCTGAATGCACCCAAGAATGAATTAAGTCAATGAAATCTCATTTCATTTAAGACAACTTTATGTATATCTCTTCTGCTTTATTTGTTTAGTTAAAGTGGATAATCTTCTACTTCAGTTGCCCACAGTTGCAGGGGCCAAATCAGAACCAGAATCCTTTGAATATATAATTAGCACAGCGCCATTGTTTTCTTTGTCAATTGTCACTTCTATTATTGGGTAATAGTCTGAGTGCAATTTGGACGATTGGAAATATGGAATGTGTAGTTTTTGAATTGTGGAAAGTTTATGCTGTAGATTTATTCAAAAAAGAATGTTTCTAAACTTTTgacattttgattattttataggAAGAAGTAAAAATATAAGGGTTTCTACTGAGGAAATTCATCATGTTGAAGAAATCACCAAGTCGGAGCAGTAGGTCGAAAGGCATCAAGGTGAAGCATATTCTGCAGATTGTTCTGTTGGTTGGTGTTTGCTTTTGGTTAATTTATCAGGTAAAACGCTCCCATGATAAGAAGAAAGAATTCGACCAGAAAGATAATGAAATAACAATAAAAACTCAAGATGGAGGGGATCGTTTGAAACTTGGAAGAAAAGACCTTGACCCACAGGTTGAGGAAGTTCATCCAGGTGAGAAGCAAGAGGACGATGAGGAAGAAGAGACGGGGGGTGAGGAAGAAGAATCAAAGCATGAGGGAGAACAGGGACATGAAGAACAGAAGAACGAGGCAGTTGATGAGGAGGATGAAGGAACCAAGCATGAAGAGGAGACCGATGATGATGGGAGAGGAGGTGGCGATGAGGACATAGATGAGAATGATCAAGAGAAGGTGGATAATGAATCCGACCCTGAAGTTGAGAATGCGGATGATGAGAGATTGAAAGAAGACAGTGATGAGGACACAGGAGGAAATGAAGAGAGAGATAAGGAGGAtcaaagagaaaatgagaattCTTCTGATGAGCAGGAGAATGACAGTGGTGACCGGAGCACTCACGAGGCACGTGAGGAGAACTATAAGGGGGATGATGCTTCTAGTGCAGTGGCCCATGATGACCACTCTGCTACCTCAGAGACAGAGGAAGTGaatttagaaaattcaaatgAGAACTCGGAGCTGAATAGCAAAGAAAAGAACATTGAATCAAGTGACCTCGAAGAATTTAAAAGGATTCACAACAGTTCCCGGCTAACAGAGGAAGTAGATAAGATGGCTAACAATGAAACTTCATCCAATGAGAATTTCAGTGACGTAAAATTGAACGAAAACACTTCCCTCCTTACTGATGATTCAGTTCAAAATTCAACCCTGACTACTCAATTTGACGATCAACCTGAATCAAGCAATAATACATCCTCTGCAACTACCGAGACAAATAAGGTAGAGAATGTGGATTCTTCCGTGCAAAACGGAACAGAAATTGGTTTGAATCATGCTCAAAATGAAACCATAGACAATTTGACAGCCCAGAATGAAAGCATAGACAATTTGACTGCTCAGAATGAAACATCTCTTCAGTCGTTGATACTGACAAATTTGAATGACAAGGTTTTGGACAACAACAGCACTTCTCAGCCAAACTCTATCAGTAATGGTGAAAATTCAAATGTGGTTGAAGGCGAGACCTTAAATATCACTAGTAAGGCAGATCTTACTGTTTCAGATGACAAGACAACCGAACCAGAGAAAGATATCAAGACAATTGAACTGGAGAATGTTTTACCGACCTTGATTACCCAGGAGAACAGTGAAGCTACTAAGAACGACAAGTCAGGAGATAACGGTGAATCCAATGGTGATAGCTCTGACTCTACAAACCATATTGAGGACCCAGTTCAAGATGATCCAATTGATTCAAACGATTCCCATGTAATGGAACGGGTGGATCTGGATACGTTACCAGACATTAGAAATGAGGTTGACAACAGTGAAGAGACTGCAGAAGAATGAGGATTTGAATAATAGAGGTGGGTTCATGGAAGTGCTTTTAAGTTTTCTGATTTGTCTCTTTTTGATAAGCAGTTGGTTGCCCAAGATTATGCTGAGTGTTTGTCTTGTAATTGAGAATTTGATAATCTATACTCAAGAGGATCTTGCTATAGGAGGAAGCAAGTTTGTGCTAGTTAGTTAACTTTGTataatcaatttcaatttttctttgttgAATGCTTGGTTCTTTGGATGTGATATCTGAACAAACTATATAGTGGCTTATTGACAATGCAGAAAGATGTTCTTTTcaagtgggttttttttttttttttgggtaaaaaacttcatttttattgctttggatttttgtttttcttaatgGGACTTCTTACAAATAATGTAAAAGTAACCTAGTTTGAAAAGTGGGtctgtttggattgatttaagaaaaaattatttttatttaaatacttttgataaaaagagattaaaatatatttgaaaagttatttCAAGTGGTTACCAAAATTCCAATTTCTTTCGAAatgacatattttttaaattacacacttagaaatatattctatt contains:
- the LOC120091057 gene encoding uncharacterized protein DDB_G0290685; amino-acid sequence: MLKKSPSRSSRSKGIKVKHILQIVLLVGVCFWLIYQVKRSHDKKKEFDQKDNEITIKTQDGGDRLKLGRKDLDPQVEEVHPGEKQEDDEEEETGGEEEESKHEGEQGHEEQKNEAVDEEDEGTKHEEETDDDGRGGGDEDIDENDQEKVDNESDPEVENADDERLKEDSDEDTGGNEERDKEDQRENENSSDEQENDSGDRSTHEAREENYKGDDASSAVAHDDHSATSETEEVNLENSNENSELNSKEKNIESSDLEEFKRIHNSSRLTEEVDKMANNETSSNENFSDVKLNENTSLLTDDSVQNSTLTTQFDDQPESSNNTSSATTETNKVENVDSSVQNGTEIGLNHAQNETIDNLTAQNESIDNLTAQNETSLQSLILTNLNDKVLDNNSTSQPNSISNGENSNVVEGETLNITSKADLTVSDDKTTEPEKDIKTIELENVLPTLITQENSEATKNDKSGDNGESNGDSSDSTNHIEDPVQDDPIDSNDSHVMERVDLDTLPDIRNEVDNSEETAEE